atgtcaaggaagcaacgaggcggccacgaggtaggaggacgcgcctaggggggtaggcgcgcccccaccctcgtgggcccctcgtggctccaccgacctacttctttcgcctatatatactcatataccctgaaaacatccgagagcaccacgaaaccctatttccaccgccgcaaccttctgtacccgtgagatcccatcttggggccttttccgacgctccgtcggagggggtatcgatcacggagggcttctacatcaacaccatagcctctccgatgatacgtgagtagtttaccacagaccttcgggtccatagttattagctagatggcttcttctctctctttggatctcaatacaaagttcacctcgattctcttggagatctattcgaggtaattctttttgcggtgtgtttgtcgagatccgatgaattgtgggtttatgatcaagattatctatgcacaacatttgattcttctctgaaatcttttatgcatgatctaatatctttgcaagtctcttcgaattatcagtttggtttggcctactagattgatatttcttgcaatgggagaagtgcttagctttgggttcaatcttgcggtgtcctttcccaatgacagcaggggcaacaaggcacatattgtatttttgccatcgaggataaaaagatgggctttatatcacattgcttgagtttatccctctacatcatgtcatcttgcctaatgcgttactctgttcttatgaacttaatactctagatgcatgctggatagcagttgatgtttggagtaatagtagtagatgcagaatcgttttggtctacttgtcgcggacgtgatgcctatatacatgatcatgcctagatattctcataactatgcgcttttctatcatttgcttgacagtaatttgttcacccaccgtagaatttgctatcttgagagaagccactagtgaaacctatgcccccgggtctatcttccatcatattatttttctatctacttgctatttctgCCGCCTTTTATTTTGcagtctttattttccaatctatacaacaaaaataccaaaaatatttatcttattatctttatcatatctcacttttacaagtggccgtgaagggattgacaaccccttttatcgcgttggttgcaatgttcttatttgtttgtgcaggtacgagggacttgcgtgtagtatcctactagattgatatcttggttctcaaaactaagggaaatacttacgctacattgctgcatcaccctttcctcttcaagggaaaaccaccgcatgctcaagaggtagcactatcttatatggaagattaactcccacttgattcaagcgattgtactacccaaacattctgagtgcatgctcactggctgagtcattctcctccatcttgtaggcaaagtacttgttagaggtctcatacctctcgattcgggcatgagtctgaaataccaatttcagctcttggaacatcttatatgctccgtggtgttcaaaacatttttgaagtcccggttctaagccgtaaagcatggcgcactaaactatcaagtagtcatcataccgagcttgccaaatgttcataacgtctgcatctgctcctgcaataggtctgtcacctagcggtgcatcaaggacataattcttctgtgcagcaatgaggataatcctcagatcacggacccagtacacatcattgctactatatcatctttcaacttatttttctctaggaacatatcaaaaataaatggggagctacatcgcaagctatttatctacaagatagatatgaaaatactatcaggactaagttcatgataaattaagttcaattgatcacattactaaagaactcccacttagatagacatccctccagtcttctaaatgatcacgtgatccatatcaactaacccatgtccgatcatcatgtgagatggagtagttttcaatggtgaacatctctatgttgatcatatctactatatgattcacgttcgacctttcggtctcagtgttccgaggcaatgtttgtacatgctaggctagtcaagtttaacctaagtattctgcacgtgcaaaactgtcttgcaaccgttgtatatgaacgtagagcttatcacacccgatcatcacgtggtatctcggcatgatgaactatcgcaacggtgcatacttagggagaacacttataccttgaaatttagtgaggggtcatcttataatgctaccgtcgtactaagcaaaataagatgcataaaagataaacatcacatgcaatcgaaatatgtgacatgatatagccatcatcatcttgtgcctttgatctccatgtccaaagcaccgtcatgatctccatcgtcaccggcttgacacattgatctccattgtagcgtcgtggccgtctcgccaactattgcttctacaactatcgctaatgcatagtgataaagtaaagcaattacatggtgtttgcatttcctacaataaagcaacaacaataaggctcctgccagttgccgataacttttataaaacatgatcatctcatacaataacttatatcacatcatgtcttgaccatatcacatcacaacatgccctataaAAACAAGTTAGCcgccctctattttgttgttgcaagttttacatgacgctatgggcttctagaaagaactgttcttacctaggcatcaaaaccacaacaatttttcgtcaagtgcgATGTTTTAACCTTaaacaaggaccggacgtagtcaaactcgattcaactaaagttcgagAAACAGACAGCCGCCAGCCACCTTTTGCAAAActggttgcatgtctgtcggtggaaccggtcttatgaacgtggtcatgtaaggttggtctgggcctcttcatccaacaataccaccgaatcaaagtaagacgttggtggtaagcagtatgactattatcacccacaacactttgtgttctactcgtgcatatcatctatgcatagacctggctcggatgccattgttggggaacgtagcatgcaatttcaaaaaaatcctatgatcacgcaagatctatctaggagatgcatagcaacgagagggggagagtgtgtccatgtacccctagaccgaaagcggaagcattagtttaacgtggttgatgtagtcgaacatcttctcgattcaaccgatgaagtaccgaacgtacgacacctccgagttcagcactcgttcagctcgatgacgtcccttgaactcttgatccagcagagggtcgagggagagtttcatcagcacgacgacatggtgacggtgatggtgatctgatccgcgcagggcttcgcctaagcactacgtgaatatgaccgaaggagtaaaccGTCGAGGgagacgccgcacacggcttggaacaattggtgtgtctccaaggggtgccctgctcatgtatataaaggagggagagggaggaggccggccctagggggagCACCcagagggaggagtcctactaggactcccagtcctaagtaggattcggcccccctcttattccttctcatggagggggaaaagggggaagggagagggaagaggagaaggaaaggggggcgcgccccctcccctagtccaattcggactccctatgggaggggggtgcggccaccccttgtgggctccctcccctctcccctatggcccatgtaggcccaatacttccccggggggttccggtaacctctcggtactctaaaaaatacccgaaccattccgaaaccatttcggtgtccgaatactatcatccaatatatcaatctttacctctcgaccatttagagactcctcgtcatgtccgtgatctcatccgggactctgaacaatctccggtcaccaaaacacataactcataatacaaattatcatcgaacattaagcgtgcggaccctacgggttcgagaattatgtagacatgaccgagagacatctccgatcaataaccaacagcgaaacctggatgctcatattggttcctacatattctacgaagatctttatcggtcaaaccgtaatgacaacatacgttattccctttgtcatcgatatgttacttgcccgagattcgatcgtcggtatcctcatacctagttcaatctcgttaccgaaaagtctctttactcgttctgtaatgcatcatcccgcaactaactcattagtcacattgcttgcaaggcttatcatgatgtgcattaccgagagggcccagagatacctctccgatactcaaagtgacaaatcctaatctcgatctatgccaacccaacaaacaccttcggagacacctgtagagcatatttataatcacccagttacgttgtgaagtttgatagcacacaaggtgttcctccggtatccaggagttgcataatctcatagtcaaaggaatatgtatatgacatgaagaaagctatagcaataaactgaacgatcattatgctaagctaatggatgggtcttgtccatcacatcattctactaatgagtgatcccgttcatcaaatgacaacacatgtctatggttaggaaagttaaccatctttgattagcgagctagtctagtagaggcttactagggacgcggTGTTTTGTctgtgtatccacacatgtatcaagtttccggttaatacaattctagcatcaataataaacatttatcatcatacaaggaaatataaaacaacaactttattattgcctctagggcatatttttctTCACAAAGATGTCTCCTATACTATTTTTTACCCTAACCTTCTCTCTCTAATTCAGCAATAACGAATGGGAATTTCTGTCTCCACCTCGTAAAAATCTTTGTTAAGACAGCCATCTTGAAATTCTTCTCTCCAACAAAGAAGTCAATGCacctttcctttttgttttttttgtggGGAATGCACTTTTTTTTAACTCTGGGCATCTGTACATTTTAGCAGAAGCTAAAATATACTAGATATACCAACACATTATCTCATAACTTTTGGACACACATACATTCCAGTCAGTCTATTTCAAAGAAAACCACAGCAGCAAGGAGATCTAGAAGCATCTAAAAGTCTTCAAGTTCGTCATCTCCAGGCAAAAGAAACAGAAGTGTAAACGTTGTGGGTGCTATGCTTTATATGGCGATAAATGATGTTGTTGGCTCAACCACATGGTGCCAAATAGCTCAGCTTTGAAGGCCGTTGAGTGAGCGTACCCATTGCTCAGTGCCCTTAGAAATGTTTGTCCATTGATAATCAATGACACATCAATGCCATACGGTTTTTGCTACTGCCTCCCAATTTTTTATCCAACCCTATTGCCACTGTCGAATGAACTCATAAAGGATCGAAATATCATCTATGATGACGGTTTTAAATTCTGTAAAATGACTTTTTTTAGTAGTCAAAATAATAGTATGACGAAAATCATGCCAAAGGCCATTTCCACATTTGCTCCATCATGGTGGTGATATGTTGTCATTACTGGAAAATGTTTGTTTGCCTACTGCCAAGTACACTTGCCAAAAAACAAAAGACATTCGACAAACCTCGTTCAACACACACCCTTCATGCAAAGCGAGCTTTTGCAAGTGTTTTTCATCGTGCACTCGGCGGTATGTTTGCTGAGTGTTTTTTATGGCACTCGGCAAATGTTTGTATCGGGTAAAAATCATTTAGTGGAGGATAGAAACTGCGGAAATGAAACGGTTTCCCGAGGGTAAAAACTCGGGAAAGCTAATGAACAGCACAAAATAAAAGCCCATCACCGGACTCGTGCTCCATTTCAAACAGTTACTGCACAGCACCGCTGAGCCATCAACCGAAAGTGTGCGGTAAGACCACATATGCAACAGTGTGGAGTGACATGCACATTGTAAACATGCATTTATCAAAGTAGGAACTGTGACTTATGTGGACATTCACACTGCAGACGGTCTATCAGGCTTGAATGACAGCGATGTGCATCAGACCACAAACGATCATTTTTTGGCCTAGCTCATCGCACATGTTCAAGTTGTAGGGACCTTGTATGTTGTATAAATTGCACATGGTTTCTAACCTAACCATGGGCGACGAGGTGTGATAAAAGACTTGTTGTATACAAAAATCCTTACATAATAGTTATATTCCACTTTTAAAAAATCCTTACATAATAGTTATATTCCACAAAAATGCCAAATTCTCTAGCGAGAATAAAACGTTCTTACTATGAACAAAAACATAAAAGTATCACATGATGTCTCTTCTACTATTTGCTTCCAGAATTTCAGCCATAACTATCCTGAGCGGACGTTCCAGGAAAACAATATTAGAGTGGGTAACATTAACAATCTTGACGAACTTGAAGTGTATGTTACTCAGTTGTTGTTGCTTGCTCATTTCTTTCACGAATGCCAACAAGCTAACTTTGTTGATGACAAGGTCACCATCACCATACACATAGTCTGGCTGCACATCGAAGTTACTATCCCAGTATACTGCCCGGTCTGGGGTTTGGATACCGACACCACTGAGGTATGTTGTTGGCACCATTGGAGCATGAACCGTTAGTTTCATCGGAAGAACCTGTTTTATGATGTTAGTGCTGATACCAAGTGCTGTAAGAAAATCCGTGTAGTCATACCCCGAGTAGTTCCTATGTTTGGTGACTACAAGTGGCTGGTGACCAAAAACCCTATGGGACGGGAAAGATGTAAGGGAAGTCGGAAAAGTTCTCCACATTGGCCTCAAACCCAGCCACGGCACCGCCGGTACACGAATGACTGAAGGCCCCGAGGCGAGGTTCCTGAGCACCTCCAAAAATCCCGTAGGAGGTGTGGGCGCGATTAGGACAACGTGTTTGATGAATTTTTTCCTCCATGGAagtggagtcaaattgacaaagtcaaggacagCCTTGCCACCAAAGCTGTGCCCGAGCAGGATGATGGGCTTGTTCCAATTCTTCTTGCTTGCATGATGCACCAgatccttgacacgggcgaagtagTCGGTGTACACACGAGATGGCTGGCCGGGTGAAAGTGGAGCGTGACGTATGtcgtaaggagctccaaaaagggtATCTCTGTCGCGATACCCTACTGCCTCCAGTGCTTTGCGGAGTTTCAACATGCAAAACATGTCAAGGTTACCCCTGGCGAACATATATATTAACATAAGGCCAATTTCCAGATCAAGAACTCTCAGAGTACACAGGAAGAAACAATATATACATACCAAGTACATGTAGTAAAGGAATTAGTTGCTGATCAAGGGA
The sequence above is a segment of the Triticum dicoccoides isolate Atlit2015 ecotype Zavitan chromosome 1A, WEW_v2.0, whole genome shotgun sequence genome. Coding sequences within it:
- the LOC119351880 gene encoding lecithin-cholesterol acyltransferase-like 1, which codes for MAMKAQFLRLLPLLLLLLPPPLSNYLFTDDGALGDSAGKGQLHVYHPIILFPGISCPNLDARLTDDYTPSLPRCGAFKGKGWFPLWNNTQDVLDHDYLPCIQEQMSLVYDPVLNEFRNQPGVETRVPDFGSSYSFTSKVKLGNLDMFCMLKLRKALEAVGYRDRDTLFGAPYDIRHAPLSPGQPSRVYTDYFARVKDLVHHASKKNWNKPIILLGHSFGGKAVLDFVNLTPLPWRKKFIKHVVLIAPTPPTGFLEVLRNLASGPSVIRVPAVPWLGLRPMWRTFPTSLTSFPSHRVFGHQPLVVTKHRNYSGYDYTDFLTALGISTNIIKQVLPMKLTVHAPMVPTTYLSGVGIQTPDRAVYWDSNFDVQPDYVYGDGDLVINKVSLLAFVKEMSKQQQLSNIHFKFVKIVNVTHSNIVFLERPLRIVMAEILEANSRRDIM